A region from the uncultured Stenotrophomonas sp. genome encodes:
- the ispG gene encoding 4-hydroxy-3-methylbut-2-en-1-yl diphosphate synthase: protein MRAMHDAVTRPTPPTDASAWPRRITHAVDIGGVKVGGGHPVVVQSMTNTDTADVAASVKQVAELWRAGSEMVRLTVNNAESAAAIPRIVEKLRMMGVDVPLIGDFHYNGHQLLAGEPACAEALAKYRINPGNVGFGKKRDTQFAQLIEFAIRYDKPVRIGANWGSLDQSLAAKLMDENSRLEQPLDAARVLREALIRSALDSAQTAVELGLPRERIVLSAKVSGVQELIAVYRDLAGRSDFALHLGLTEAGIGSKGIVASSAALAVLLQEGIGDTIRISLTPEPGQPRTQEVIVAQELLQTTGQRAFTPMVTACPGCGRTTSEFFQELAKVVQNHVREKMPVWRVSHPGAENMTLAVMGCVVNGPGESRQANIGISLPGTGEAPAAPVFVDGEKKVTLRGENIAQEFVALIDDYVETRYARNAG, encoded by the coding sequence ATGCGCGCCATGCACGACGCCGTCACCCGCCCGACACCGCCCACCGACGCCAGCGCCTGGCCCCGCCGCATCACCCATGCCGTCGATATCGGCGGGGTGAAAGTGGGTGGTGGCCACCCGGTGGTCGTCCAGTCGATGACCAATACCGATACCGCCGACGTCGCCGCCAGCGTCAAGCAGGTGGCCGAACTGTGGCGCGCCGGTTCGGAAATGGTGCGCCTGACCGTCAACAACGCCGAGTCGGCCGCCGCCATCCCGCGCATCGTCGAGAAGCTGCGGATGATGGGCGTGGACGTGCCGCTGATCGGCGATTTCCACTACAACGGCCATCAACTGCTCGCCGGCGAGCCGGCCTGCGCCGAGGCGCTGGCCAAGTACCGCATCAATCCCGGCAACGTCGGCTTCGGCAAGAAGCGCGACACCCAGTTCGCGCAGTTGATCGAGTTCGCGATCAGATACGACAAGCCGGTGCGCATCGGTGCCAACTGGGGCTCGCTGGACCAGTCGCTGGCGGCGAAGCTGATGGACGAGAACAGCCGCCTTGAACAACCGCTGGATGCCGCGCGCGTGCTGCGCGAAGCCCTGATCCGCTCGGCGCTGGATTCGGCGCAGACCGCGGTCGAACTGGGCCTGCCGCGCGAGCGCATCGTGCTGTCGGCCAAGGTCAGCGGCGTGCAGGAATTGATTGCGGTCTACCGCGATCTCGCCGGCCGCTCCGACTTCGCCCTGCACCTGGGCCTGACCGAGGCCGGCATCGGCAGCAAGGGCATCGTCGCCTCGTCGGCGGCGCTGGCGGTGCTGCTGCAGGAAGGCATCGGCGACACCATCCGCATCTCGCTGACGCCCGAACCCGGCCAGCCGCGCACGCAGGAAGTGATCGTCGCGCAGGAATTGCTGCAGACCACCGGCCAGCGTGCATTCACGCCGATGGTCACCGCCTGCCCGGGCTGCGGCCGCACCACCTCCGAGTTCTTCCAGGAGCTGGCGAAGGTGGTGCAGAACCACGTGCGCGAGAAGATGCCGGTGTGGCGTGTCAGCCACCCCGGCGCGGAGAACATGACGCTGGCGGTGATGGGCTGCGTGGTCAACGGCCCCGGCGAATCGCGGCAGGCCAACATCGGCATCTCGCTGCCCGGCACCGGCGAGGCACCGGCCGCGCCGGTGTTCGTCGATGGTGAAAAGAAAGTGACATTGCGGGGCGAAAACATCGCGCAGGAGTTCGTGGCGCTGATCGACGACTACGTCGAGACACGCTATGCGCGCAACGCCGGCTGA
- a CDS encoding putative transmembrane acid phosphatase (Evidence 3 : Function proposed based on presence of conserved amino acid motif, structural feature or limited homology), translated as MRATPAESRREAAGLRDWLAHNAWRIAVLFVGLLLPLAGFVMLAEEIHEAEALHFDAALLWRMRELASPQLDAFFVLVSKLGYQWGVIPLDVLVVALLAWRRHWRNALFAAIAFAGSAVLNLGSKQLFQRERPSLWESIAPESTFSFPSGHAMGSMTLAASVVFLAWPTRWRWPVLLAAALFVPLVGLSRVHLGVHYPSDILGGWCAALVWVCGVHALMFHRRWSPPPVAH; from the coding sequence ATGCGCGCAACGCCGGCTGAGTCGCGCCGCGAGGCCGCTGGCCTGCGCGACTGGCTGGCCCACAACGCATGGCGCATCGCGGTGCTGTTCGTCGGCCTGCTGCTGCCGCTGGCCGGCTTCGTGATGCTCGCCGAGGAAATCCACGAAGCCGAGGCGCTGCATTTCGACGCTGCGCTGCTGTGGCGCATGCGCGAACTGGCATCGCCACAGCTGGACGCCTTCTTCGTGCTGGTGTCGAAGCTGGGCTACCAGTGGGGCGTGATTCCGCTGGACGTGCTGGTCGTGGCGCTGCTGGCGTGGCGGCGGCATTGGCGCAATGCCCTGTTCGCCGCCATCGCCTTCGCCGGTTCGGCGGTGCTGAACCTCGGCAGCAAGCAGCTGTTCCAGCGCGAGCGGCCGAGCCTGTGGGAATCGATTGCGCCGGAGAGCACCTTCAGTTTTCCCAGCGGGCACGCGATGGGCTCGATGACGTTGGCCGCCAGCGTGGTGTTCCTGGCCTGGCCCACGCGCTGGCGCTGGCCGGTGCTGCTGGCCGCCGCGCTGTTCGTGCCGCTGGTCGGGTTGTCGCGTGTCCATCTGGGCGTGCATTACCCCTCCGACATCCTCGGTGGCTGGTGCGCGGCGCTGGTCTGGGTCTGCGGTGTGCACGCGCTGATGTTCCACCGCCGCTGGTCGCCGCCGCCCGTGGCGCACTGA
- the tldD gene encoding putative peptidase (Evidence 3 : Function proposed based on presence of conserved amino acid motif, structural feature or limited homology; PubMedId : 12029038, 8604133; Product type pe : putative enzyme), with translation MTDNALALAESRLLLPAGLDANRLERTFGTLLGPGIDFGDLYFQHSRRESWSVEDGIVKDGAHSIEQGVGVRAIAGEKTGFAYSDDIQPAALLAAAQSARAISRDGGTCNANALVRGNGRALYPALDPVDSLGNEAKVQVLKRLDRYLRAADPRVQQVMVSLSGGVDTVLVARSDGVLAADVRPLVRLNVQVIVEQDGRRESGYAGGGGRYGYEELFAGERPEAFAREALRQALVNLEAIPAPAGVMPVVLGPGWPGVLLHEAVGHGLEGDFNRKGTSVYAGRIGERVASKGVTIVDDGTLDGRRGSLNIDDEGTPSQCTTLIEDGILVGYMQDTLNARLMGVAPTGNGRRESFAHMTMPRMTNTYMRAGTHDPQEMVRSVKKGLYAVNFGGGQVDITSGKYVFSATEAYLIEDGKVTAPVKGATLIGNGPETMQKVRMVGNDLALDEGVGICGKDGQSVPVGVGQPSLLIDGLTVGGTQA, from the coding sequence ATGACCGACAACGCCCTTGCCCTCGCCGAATCCCGCCTGCTGCTGCCCGCCGGGCTGGATGCCAACCGCCTCGAACGCACCTTCGGTACCTTGCTGGGGCCGGGCATCGACTTCGGCGACCTGTATTTCCAGCACTCGCGGCGCGAGAGCTGGAGCGTGGAGGACGGCATCGTCAAGGACGGCGCCCACTCCATCGAGCAGGGTGTGGGCGTGCGTGCCATTGCCGGCGAGAAAACCGGCTTCGCCTATTCCGACGACATCCAGCCGGCGGCGCTGCTGGCCGCCGCGCAATCGGCGCGGGCGATCTCGCGCGATGGCGGCACCTGCAACGCCAATGCGCTGGTGCGTGGCAACGGCCGCGCCCTGTACCCGGCGCTGGACCCGGTGGACAGCCTCGGCAACGAAGCCAAGGTCCAGGTACTCAAGCGCCTGGACCGCTACCTGCGCGCGGCCGACCCGCGCGTGCAGCAAGTGATGGTGAGCCTGTCCGGCGGCGTGGATACGGTGCTGGTCGCGCGCAGCGACGGCGTGCTGGCCGCCGACGTACGCCCGCTGGTGCGGTTGAACGTGCAGGTCATCGTCGAACAGGACGGCCGCCGCGAATCCGGCTATGCCGGTGGCGGTGGCCGCTATGGCTACGAGGAACTGTTCGCCGGCGAGCGTCCCGAGGCCTTCGCCCGCGAGGCGTTGCGGCAGGCGCTGGTCAACCTGGAGGCGATCCCGGCGCCGGCCGGGGTGATGCCGGTGGTGCTGGGGCCGGGCTGGCCCGGCGTACTGCTGCACGAGGCGGTCGGCCACGGCCTGGAGGGCGACTTCAACCGCAAGGGCACCAGCGTCTACGCCGGCCGCATCGGCGAGCGGGTGGCGTCGAAGGGCGTGACCATCGTCGATGACGGCACCCTCGACGGCCGCCGCGGCTCGCTGAACATCGACGACGAAGGCACCCCGAGCCAGTGCACCACGCTGATCGAGGACGGCATCCTGGTCGGCTACATGCAGGACACGCTCAATGCGCGGCTGATGGGCGTGGCGCCCACCGGCAACGGCCGCCGCGAATCATTCGCGCACATGACCATGCCGCGCATGACCAACACCTACATGCGCGCCGGCACGCATGACCCGCAGGAGATGGTCCGCTCGGTGAAGAAGGGCCTGTACGCAGTGAACTTCGGCGGTGGGCAGGTCGACATCACCAGCGGCAAGTACGTGTTCTCGGCGACCGAGGCCTACCTGATCGAGGACGGCAAGGTCACCGCGCCGGTGAAGGGCGCCACCCTGATCGGCAATGGCCCGGAGACGATGCAGAAGGTGCGCATGGTCGGCAACGATCTGGCGCTGGACGAAGGCGTGGGCATCTGCGGCAAGGACGGCCAGAGCGTGCCGGTGGGCGTGGGTCAGCCGTCGCTGTTGATCGACGGGCTTACCGTGGGTGGTACGCAGGCATAG
- the yjgA gene encoding conserved hypothetical protein (Evidence 4 : Homologs of previously reported genes of unknown function) — MRGRDEETGEFFSESRSQNRREALEVLALGETLVELTAAQLARLPIPEDLLEHIEYSKRITAHGARKRQLAFLAKQMRREDDAVLEAIRDALEANSETSKRAVALMHRIEHVRERLLAEGDAALAELLEEYPGADRQQLRTLVRNALAEKAKNKPPRAFREIYQVLRELMLPAQAAAGQDDDAEHDFDDEADES, encoded by the coding sequence ATGCGCGGACGCGACGAGGAAACCGGCGAATTTTTCAGCGAGAGCCGCAGCCAGAACCGGCGCGAGGCGCTGGAAGTGCTGGCGCTGGGCGAGACACTGGTGGAGCTGACCGCCGCGCAGTTGGCGCGGTTGCCGATTCCCGAGGACCTGCTGGAGCACATCGAATACAGCAAGCGCATCACCGCGCACGGTGCGCGCAAGCGCCAGCTGGCGTTCCTGGCCAAGCAGATGCGGCGCGAGGACGACGCCGTGCTGGAGGCCATCCGCGATGCGCTGGAAGCCAACAGTGAAACCTCCAAACGCGCGGTGGCGCTGATGCATCGCATCGAACACGTGCGTGAGCGTCTGCTGGCCGAAGGAGACGCGGCGCTGGCCGAGTTGCTGGAGGAGTACCCCGGCGCCGATCGCCAGCAGCTGCGCACGCTGGTGCGCAACGCATTGGCGGAAAAGGCGAAGAACAAGCCACCGCGTGCGTTCCGCGAGATCTACCAGGTATTGCGCGAGCTGATGCTGCCGGCGCAGGCCGCTGCCGGGCAGGATGACGACGCCGAACACGATTTCGACGACGAGGCCGACGAATCATAG
- the pmbA gene encoding peptidase required for the maturation and secretion of the antibiotic peptide MccB17 (Evidence 2a : Function of homologous gene experimentally demonstrated in an other organism; PubMedId : 12029038, 2082149, 8604133; Product type e : enzyme) produces the protein MNTPSTEIHTADDSLQRLEQLAGISQRLLEKARALGASQAEVSCSEDRGMDVNVRLGEVETVESTHDRGIAITVYFGQRKGSASTADLQEASLDATVAQACAIARHTEDDPAAGLADAALMAREFPDLDTWHPWELDPRHAVDLALACEAAGREADARIGNSDGASVATAQSLSVYANSHGFIGRERSSHHSIGCALIAGQGDGMQRDGWYSSAIARADLQDPQAIGRRAAERTVARLQPRSLPTGQVPVLFAAEVARSLVGHLLSAVSGGALYRRASFLLDSVGTRLFPEWFAIDEQPLLRHGLRSTAFDGEGVATRNSALVGGGVLQRYVLGSYSARKLGLHTTANAGGVHNLKVAANAGDLPSLLSGMGNGLLVTELMGQGVNGVTGDYSRGAAGFWIENGQVAYSVDGVTIAGNLKQMFAGIEAVGSDVDPRSHVATGSILIGKMTVAGND, from the coding sequence TTGAACACCCCGAGCACCGAAATCCACACCGCCGACGACAGCCTGCAACGGCTGGAGCAACTGGCCGGCATCTCGCAGCGGCTGCTGGAAAAAGCCCGCGCACTGGGCGCCAGCCAGGCCGAGGTCAGCTGCAGCGAAGACCGCGGCATGGACGTGAACGTGCGCCTGGGTGAGGTCGAAACCGTCGAATCCACCCATGACCGCGGCATCGCCATCACCGTCTATTTCGGCCAGCGCAAGGGCAGCGCCAGTACCGCCGACCTGCAGGAGGCCAGCCTCGACGCCACCGTCGCCCAGGCCTGCGCCATCGCCCGCCATACCGAGGACGACCCGGCTGCCGGGCTGGCCGATGCCGCGCTGATGGCGCGCGAGTTCCCCGACCTGGACACCTGGCACCCGTGGGAGCTGGACCCGCGCCACGCGGTCGACCTGGCGCTGGCCTGCGAGGCGGCCGGGCGCGAGGCCGATGCCCGCATCGGCAATTCCGACGGTGCCTCGGTGGCGACCGCGCAGAGCCTGTCGGTCTATGCCAATTCGCACGGTTTCATCGGCCGCGAGCGCAGCAGCCACCATTCCATCGGCTGTGCGTTGATTGCCGGGCAGGGCGACGGCATGCAGCGTGACGGCTGGTACAGCAGCGCGATCGCCCGCGCCGACCTGCAGGACCCGCAGGCCATTGGCCGGCGCGCGGCCGAGCGCACCGTCGCCCGCCTGCAACCGCGTTCGTTGCCCACCGGACAGGTGCCGGTGTTGTTTGCCGCCGAGGTGGCGCGCTCGCTGGTCGGCCACCTGCTCTCGGCCGTTTCCGGCGGCGCACTGTACCGCCGCGCCAGTTTCCTGCTCGACAGCGTCGGTACGCGGTTGTTCCCGGAGTGGTTCGCCATCGACGAGCAACCGCTGCTGCGCCACGGCCTGCGCTCGACCGCGTTCGACGGCGAGGGCGTGGCCACCCGCAACTCGGCGCTGGTCGGCGGCGGTGTGCTGCAGCGCTACGTGCTGGGCAGTTATTCGGCGCGCAAGCTGGGCCTGCACACCACCGCCAATGCCGGTGGCGTGCACAACCTGAAGGTAGCCGCCAATGCCGGCGACCTGCCGTCGCTGCTGTCCGGCATGGGCAACGGCCTGCTGGTCACCGAATTGATGGGGCAGGGCGTCAACGGCGTGACCGGCGACTACTCGCGCGGCGCCGCCGGCTTCTGGATCGAGAACGGGCAGGTGGCCTATTCCGTGGACGGCGTCACCATTGCCGGCAACCTGAAGCAGATGTTCGCCGGCATCGAGGCGGTGGGCAGCGACGTCGACCCGCGCTCGCATGTCGCCACCGGTTCGATATTGATCGGAAAGATGACCGTGGCGGGCAACGATTGA
- a CDS encoding conserved hypothetical protein (Evidence 4 : Homologs of previously reported genes of unknown function), translating into MSDFDNITTPPPAPEGEVPQDQRTMALLAHILGIFTGFIGSLIIWLVNKDNPEKGFVTDQAKEALNFQITLIIASFVSGILTLVLIGFLMLAAIGIANLVLCILAAMKANNGEAYRYPFALRLIK; encoded by the coding sequence ATGAGCGATTTCGACAACATCACCACGCCGCCGCCGGCCCCGGAGGGCGAGGTGCCGCAGGACCAGCGCACGATGGCGCTGCTGGCGCACATCCTCGGCATCTTCACCGGCTTCATCGGCTCGCTGATCATCTGGCTGGTCAACAAGGACAATCCGGAAAAGGGCTTCGTCACCGACCAGGCCAAGGAGGCGCTGAATTTCCAGATCACCCTGATCATCGCCTCCTTCGTCTCGGGCATCCTGACGCTGGTGCTGATCGGCTTCCTGATGCTGGCGGCCATCGGCATCGCCAACCTGGTGCTGTGCATCCTGGCCGCGATGAAGGCCAACAACGGCGAAGCCTACCGCTACCCGTTCGCGCTGCGCCTGATCAAGTAA
- the rluB gene encoding Ribosomal large subunit pseudouridine synthase B: MSDTPRKLSLNKLSLKREAAAEQPKLEERLHKVLAQAGLGSRRALEQRIADGLVKVNGEVAQTGMSVRSGDKIDLDGRSFVASALTEPARVLIYNKPEGEVTTREDPEGRPTAFEALPVLKGARWIAIGRLDINTTGLLLLTTDGELANAMMHPSFEVEREYVVRVRAPEGQEKVPDNIVDRLARGVALEDGPAKFDEIERIGGNGSNRWYRVTLQEGRNREVRRLWESQGCQVSRLKRTRYGKVSLPQPLLRGQSQELPVAQVEALRAELKLEEGTPSALTLQPVIGQRRAARTTVRVGREGGHGNAYVNGHNTADEGRELRRFDNVREDRGRGRGKGGFKGGLTVSGEAAAKQSQKPFKQRKVKGDRSLPEGNPAAFRTWYVPEGVSTGPSGHRNAGPGAARGPRGAGGDGQQRPYGKPRPGAVGAGRGPGAGAGRPQGAGPGRAQGGQAAGQGQRKHPYGHPGNAPSFPSDHATPAFNPYGARPTGGRPGGGNRGPGGPRGGNRPSGGPGGRPPGGGNRRGGPRGG; encoded by the coding sequence ATGAGTGACACCCCCCGCAAGCTGTCGTTGAACAAGCTCTCGCTCAAGCGCGAAGCCGCCGCCGAACAGCCCAAGCTGGAAGAACGCCTGCACAAGGTACTGGCGCAGGCCGGCCTCGGCTCGCGCCGTGCGCTGGAACAGCGCATCGCCGACGGTCTGGTCAAGGTCAACGGCGAAGTCGCGCAGACCGGCATGTCGGTCAGGAGCGGCGACAAGATCGACCTCGACGGCCGCAGCTTCGTCGCCAGCGCGCTGACCGAGCCGGCACGCGTGCTGATCTACAACAAGCCCGAAGGCGAAGTGACCACCCGCGAGGACCCCGAAGGCCGCCCGACCGCGTTCGAGGCGTTGCCGGTGCTCAAGGGTGCCCGCTGGATCGCCATCGGCCGCCTCGACATCAACACCACCGGCCTGCTGCTGCTGACCACCGACGGCGAGCTGGCCAACGCGATGATGCACCCGTCCTTCGAGGTCGAGCGCGAGTACGTGGTGCGCGTGCGTGCCCCGGAAGGCCAGGAGAAGGTGCCGGACAACATCGTCGACCGCCTCGCCCGCGGCGTCGCGCTGGAAGACGGCCCGGCCAAGTTCGACGAGATCGAGCGCATCGGCGGCAATGGCAGCAACCGCTGGTATCGCGTTACCTTGCAAGAAGGCCGCAACCGCGAAGTGCGCCGGTTGTGGGAGTCGCAGGGTTGCCAGGTCAGCCGCCTCAAGCGCACCCGCTACGGCAAGGTCAGCCTGCCGCAGCCGCTGCTGCGCGGCCAGTCGCAGGAACTGCCGGTCGCGCAGGTCGAGGCATTGCGCGCCGAACTGAAGCTGGAGGAAGGCACGCCGTCGGCGCTGACCCTGCAGCCGGTGATCGGCCAGCGCAGGGCTGCCCGGACCACCGTGCGCGTTGGCCGCGAGGGCGGCCACGGCAATGCCTACGTCAACGGCCACAACACCGCCGACGAAGGCCGTGAGCTGCGCCGTTTCGACAACGTGCGCGAGGACCGCGGCCGTGGCCGCGGCAAGGGTGGCTTCAAGGGCGGCCTGACCGTCAGCGGCGAAGCGGCGGCCAAGCAGTCGCAGAAGCCGTTCAAGCAGCGCAAGGTCAAGGGTGATCGCAGCCTGCCGGAAGGCAACCCGGCCGCATTCCGCACCTGGTACGTGCCCGAAGGCGTGAGCACCGGCCCCAGCGGCCACCGCAACGCCGGTCCTGGCGCGGCTCGCGGTCCGCGTGGTGCGGGTGGCGACGGCCAGCAGCGTCCTTACGGCAAGCCGCGTCCCGGTGCCGTCGGTGCGGGACGCGGCCCCGGTGCAGGTGCAGGGCGTCCGCAAGGCGCCGGCCCGGGCCGCGCGCAAGGTGGCCAGGCCGCCGGCCAGGGCCAGCGCAAGCATCCCTATGGGCATCCCGGCAACGCCCCGAGCTTCCCGTCCGACCATGCCACCCCGGCCTTCAACCCGTATGGCGCGCGCCCTACGGGCGGTCGCCCCGGCGGCGGCAATCGTGGTCCGGGTGGCCCGCGCGGCGGCAATCGCCCGAGTGGTGGCCCCGGTGGCCGTCCGCCGGGCGGTGGCAATCGCCGTGGCGGCCCGCGCGGCGGCTGA
- a CDS encoding putative transcriptional regulatory protein (Evidence 3 : Function proposed based on presence of conserved amino acid motif, structural feature or limited homology) codes for MDQPLINRIVEGALLASSQPLTLAQLQELFPEEQPAPPGSIERALEQLREACDGRGVELVEVASGFRYQVTREVHGWVSRLWTERKTRYTRATLETLALIAYRQPITRGEIEQVRGVAVSSNIIQALEEREWIRVVGHRDVPGRPALFGTTRGFLDYFGLKRLDELPPLSELRDIGELEPQLPLGDDGQPAAPLAAGAGTPQAAGDTDTEATPDAGDAAGDTAPTGEPDAAPGERAAEVEDTGNNAVATTTVAVDEADPEPEAEQTDAGRSQTE; via the coding sequence ATGGATCAACCGCTGATCAATCGCATCGTCGAAGGCGCGCTGCTGGCGTCCAGCCAGCCGCTGACGCTGGCGCAACTGCAGGAGCTGTTCCCGGAGGAGCAGCCGGCGCCGCCGGGCAGCATCGAGCGCGCCCTGGAGCAGCTGCGCGAGGCCTGCGACGGGCGCGGCGTGGAGCTGGTCGAGGTCGCCTCCGGCTTCCGCTACCAGGTCACCCGCGAGGTGCACGGCTGGGTCAGCCGCCTGTGGACCGAGCGCAAGACCCGCTACACCCGCGCCACGCTGGAAACGCTGGCGCTGATCGCCTACCGCCAGCCGATCACCCGCGGCGAGATCGAGCAGGTGCGCGGCGTGGCGGTGAGCAGCAACATCATCCAGGCGCTGGAAGAACGCGAGTGGATCCGCGTGGTCGGCCACCGCGACGTGCCGGGCCGGCCGGCGCTATTCGGCACCACCCGCGGTTTCCTCGATTACTTCGGCCTGAAGCGGCTGGACGAACTGCCGCCACTGTCCGAACTGCGCGACATCGGCGAACTGGAACCGCAGTTGCCGCTGGGCGATGACGGCCAGCCGGCCGCGCCGCTGGCCGCCGGCGCGGGCACGCCGCAAGCCGCCGGCGATACCGATACCGAGGCAACCCCGGATGCCGGGGATGCCGCAGGAGACACCGCCCCCACGGGCGAACCCGACGCCGCGCCGGGAGAGCGCGCGGCGGAAGTGGAAGACACCGGAAACAACGCCGTCGCGACGACGACCGTGGCTGTTGACGAAGCCGATCCCGAACCAGAGGCCGAGCAAACAGATGCCGGCCGGAGCCAAACAGAATGA
- the scpA gene encoding Segregation and condensation protein A has translation MTSELASVANPPAPPTAPQQQEMPLAVVHGQPVLQIPQDLYIPPDALEVILDAFEGPLDLLLYLIRRQNLDILDIPVAEITKQYVEYINVMQELRFELAAEYLVMAAMLAEIKSRMLLPRPPSEDGDEADPRAELVRRLQEYERFKQAAEDIDTLPRQDRDTTLAHAFVPDRATVKLPPPVDLKEMLLALHDVLKRAELFSGHAIKREALSVRQRMGDVLEQLEDGRFHRFESLFTAEEGKLGVLVTFLALLELAKEQLLDIVQEHASDVQGEQQPLAPIYVKSLASGNTNAPLQFSSEFDDGEFDDNGAPEAS, from the coding sequence ATGACTTCCGAACTCGCGTCCGTCGCGAACCCGCCAGCGCCGCCTACCGCTCCGCAGCAGCAGGAAATGCCGCTGGCGGTGGTGCATGGCCAGCCGGTGCTGCAGATCCCGCAGGACCTGTACATCCCGCCGGATGCGCTGGAAGTCATCCTCGACGCCTTCGAAGGCCCGCTGGACCTGCTGCTGTACCTGATCCGCCGGCAGAACCTGGACATCCTCGACATCCCGGTGGCCGAGATCACCAAGCAGTACGTCGAGTACATCAACGTCATGCAGGAACTGCGCTTCGAGCTGGCGGCCGAGTACCTGGTGATGGCTGCGATGCTGGCCGAGATCAAGTCGCGGATGCTGCTGCCGCGCCCGCCCAGCGAGGACGGCGACGAGGCCGACCCGCGCGCAGAGCTGGTGCGGCGTTTGCAGGAGTACGAGCGCTTCAAGCAGGCCGCCGAGGACATCGACACCCTGCCCCGGCAGGACCGCGACACCACGCTGGCGCATGCCTTCGTGCCCGACCGCGCCACGGTGAAGCTGCCGCCGCCGGTGGATTTGAAAGAGATGCTGCTGGCCCTGCACGACGTGCTCAAGCGCGCCGAGCTGTTCAGCGGCCACGCGATCAAGCGCGAGGCGCTGAGCGTGCGCCAGCGCATGGGCGACGTGTTGGAACAACTGGAGGACGGCAGGTTCCATCGTTTTGAAAGCCTGTTCACCGCCGAGGAAGGCAAGCTCGGCGTGCTGGTGACCTTCCTGGCGCTGCTGGAGCTGGCCAAGGAGCAGTTGCTGGACATCGTGCAGGAGCATGCCTCCGATGTTCAGGGCGAACAGCAGCCGCTGGCACCGATCTACGTGAAGTCGCTGGCTTCCGGCAACACCAACGCACCGCTGCAGTTTTCAAGCGAATTCGACGATGGCGAGTTCGATGACAACGGCGCCCCCGAAGCATCCTGA
- a CDS encoding conserved hypothetical protein (Evidence 4 : Homologs of previously reported genes of unknown function): MSSLGARLAVFAFISGKESGPVWYVIEGHDGEQVLAARMQARAAHLERLKALLDAGRLLLAGPCPAIDAEDPGEAGFSGSVVIASFDDLAAARAWADADPYVAAGVYHRVDVRPFRKALP; encoded by the coding sequence ATGTCCAGCCTTGGCGCTAGACTGGCCGTCTTCGCATTCATCAGTGGCAAGGAGAGTGGACCGGTGTGGTACGTGATCGAAGGGCATGACGGCGAGCAGGTGCTGGCCGCACGCATGCAGGCAAGGGCCGCCCACCTCGAACGGCTGAAGGCATTGCTGGACGCGGGCAGGCTGCTGCTGGCCGGCCCGTGCCCGGCCATCGACGCCGAGGACCCCGGCGAGGCCGGTTTCAGCGGCAGCGTGGTGATCGCCAGCTTCGACGACCTGGCCGCCGCCCGCGCCTGGGCCGATGCCGACCCCTACGTCGCTGCCGGCGTCTACCACCGCGTGGACGTGCGCCCGTTCCGCAAGGCGCTGCCGTGA
- a CDS encoding conserved hypothetical protein (Evidence 4 : Homologs of previously reported genes of unknown function) — MSRVGRIEAALRAAFAPQRLQVEDDSHRHAGHAGARDGRGHFNVSIVSAAFAGKAPLARHRAVYAALGEMMQTDIHALAIKAQTPEEAGI; from the coding sequence GTGAGCCGGGTGGGACGGATCGAGGCGGCATTGCGCGCGGCCTTCGCGCCGCAACGGCTGCAAGTAGAGGACGACAGCCACCGCCACGCCGGCCATGCCGGCGCGCGCGACGGGCGCGGGCATTTCAACGTCAGCATCGTCAGCGCGGCATTCGCCGGCAAGGCGCCGCTGGCGCGCCACCGCGCGGTCTACGCGGCTCTGGGCGAGATGATGCAGACCGATATCCATGCGCTGGCGATCAAGGCACAGACTCCGGAGGAAGCGGGGATCTGA